One region of Eubacterium sp. 1001713B170207_170306_E7 genomic DNA includes:
- the rplM gene encoding 50S ribosomal protein L13, whose translation MPKSHEIERKWYVVDAEGKVLGRLATEVANILRGKNKPYFAPHVDCGDFVIIINADKIVLTGNKLDQKLYKTYSGHPGGLKEVTYRKFLADKPELLVTKAVKGMVPHNKLGSQIMTKLKVYAGNEHPHAAQQPEALEI comes from the coding sequence ATGCCAAAATCTCATGAAATAGAGCGTAAATGGTACGTTGTTGACGCCGAAGGAAAAGTATTAGGCCGTCTGGCAACTGAAGTAGCCAATATTTTAAGAGGAAAGAACAAACCATATTTTGCACCACACGTAGACTGCGGTGACTTTGTGATCATTATCAATGCAGACAAAATTGTCTTAACGGGTAACAAATTAGATCAGAAATTATACAAAACCTATTCCGGACATCCAGGCGGATTAAAGGAAGTAACATACAGAAAATTCTTAGCAGACAAGCCAGAATTACTGGTGACCAAAGCCGTTAAAGGCATGGTTCCCCACAACAAGCTGGGCAGCCAGATCATGACCAAATTAAAGGTTTATGCCGGCAACGAACATCCGCATGCTGCGCAGCAGCCAGAAGCTTTAGAAATTTAA
- the rpsI gene encoding 30S ribosomal protein S9, with amino-acid sequence MAKVQYFGTGRRKTSVARVRLLPGEGKFVINGRNIDEYFGMETLKVIARQPLTLTGTTDTFDVIVNVYGGGFTGQAGAIRHGIARALLEADANLRPELKKAGYLTRDPRMTERKKYGLKKARRAPQFSKR; translated from the coding sequence ATGGCAAAAGTACAATATTTTGGAACAGGTAGAAGAAAAACCTCTGTCGCCAGAGTTCGTTTATTACCAGGCGAAGGTAAATTCGTCATCAATGGCCGCAATATCGATGAATACTTTGGTATGGAAACCTTAAAAGTGATCGCGAGACAGCCATTAACCTTAACAGGAACCACCGATACCTTTGACGTGATCGTCAACGTATACGGCGGCGGTTTCACCGGCCAGGCTGGTGCAATCCGTCATGGTATTGCAAGAGCCTTACTCGAAGCCGATGCCAACTTAAGACCAGAACTGAAAAAAGCCGGTTACTTAACCCGTGACCCAAGAATGACCGAAAGAAAGAAATACGGTCTCAAAAAAGCACGTCGTGCACCACAGTTCTCAAAGAGATAG
- a CDS encoding site-specific integrase yields the protein MRLPNGYGSVVKLSGKRRKPYIVRKTVGWKIDEVTKKKKQEYVIIGYAPTKADGLQMLADYNKNPYDINASKITFEEVFKKWSEKKFSTCSDSNIKGYNASYKLCGTLHNKIFKEIKLVDLQYIIDSCGKNYPTLRKLKVLFNQLYDYALMNEICNKDYSQFVDILQYKDKNPNQFNRKKFSDEQIKTLWDLENDRYYQIILMLIYNGARISEFLNLKKEDVNLEKRFFDVIDSKTENGIRKVPIAEKVFPFYQWWYEDHPECPYLIHTEDGKQFKYRNYYDSYFKPIMDNFHWDQTPHCCRHTCISLLAAANVNETIIKKIVGHSGAMSLSEKVYTHFDPQELVDAINKI from the coding sequence ATGAGGTTACCAAATGGTTACGGCAGTGTCGTCAAACTCTCCGGCAAGCGCCGAAAGCCGTACATTGTCCGAAAAACGGTCGGATGGAAAATTGATGAGGTTACAAAAAAGAAAAAACAGGAATATGTCATTATCGGTTATGCTCCCACAAAAGCGGATGGCCTTCAAATGTTGGCAGACTATAATAAAAATCCCTATGATATCAACGCTTCAAAGATAACCTTTGAGGAAGTTTTTAAAAAATGGTCTGAAAAGAAGTTTTCAACCTGTTCTGATTCAAATATTAAGGGCTACAATGCCTCTTACAAGCTATGCGGCACTTTGCATAACAAAATCTTTAAAGAAATTAAACTGGTCGATTTGCAATATATTATTGATAGTTGTGGAAAGAATTATCCAACTCTGAGAAAATTAAAAGTTTTGTTCAATCAGCTTTATGACTATGCTTTAATGAATGAAATCTGCAACAAAGATTACTCACAATTTGTCGATATTTTGCAGTATAAAGATAAAAATCCCAACCAGTTTAATCGCAAGAAGTTTAGTGATGAGCAGATTAAAACCCTCTGGGATTTAGAGAATGATCGATACTATCAAATTATTCTTATGCTTATTTATAATGGCGCAAGAATATCAGAATTTTTGAATTTAAAAAAAGAAGATGTTAACCTTGAAAAACGTTTCTTTGATGTTATAGACTCAAAAACGGAAAATGGCATTCGCAAGGTGCCTATTGCTGAAAAAGTCTTTCCATTTTATCAATGGTGGTATGAAGATCACCCTGAATGCCCTTACCTTATTCATACTGAGGATGGTAAGCAATTTAAATATCGAAATTACTATGACAGTTATTTCAAGCCCATTATGGACAATTTCCATTGGGATCAGACACCTCACTGCTGCAGGCATACCTGCATTTCACTTCTGGCCGCAGCGAATGTCAATGAAACAATTATAAAGAAAATTGTGGGACACTCCGGTGCAATGTCTTTGAGTGAAAAAGTGTACACACATTTTGATCCTCAAGAACTGGTCGATGCCATCAATAAAATATAA
- a CDS encoding helix-turn-helix transcriptional regulator, whose protein sequence is MCKSQEIGARIKESRKLMKLSQTDLADALNKSLRTVQKYESGEIELNIATINDIAKVLKTSPAHLLGYYSTSNIEVTCVADLINFLFQLDDKQEVHFDLDIKKPKEDGEWSCSIVFDGQDKEHKYNSSICLILEDYENHRDLLETDWISKKSYTEWQEKKLAYYSDSLLTDKSDNHDE, encoded by the coding sequence ATGTGCAAATCTCAAGAAATTGGAGCGCGTATTAAGGAATCTCGAAAATTAATGAAACTGAGCCAAACAGATCTCGCCGATGCCCTCAACAAGTCATTACGGACGGTTCAAAAATATGAAAGCGGTGAAATTGAGCTCAACATTGCAACAATCAATGATATTGCCAAAGTTTTAAAAACGAGCCCTGCCCATCTATTAGGTTACTATTCAACAAGTAATATTGAAGTCACATGTGTTGCCGATTTAATCAATTTTTTGTTTCAGTTAGATGACAAACAAGAAGTACATTTTGATCTTGACATAAAAAAGCCAAAAGAAGATGGTGAATGGAGTTGCTCAATTGTTTTTGACGGGCAGGACAAAGAGCATAAATATAATTCTTCCATTTGTCTAATTTTAGAAGACTACGAAAATCATCGCGATCTCTTAGAAACTGACTGGATTTCTAAAAAAAGCTATACTGAATGGCAAGAGAAAAAACTAGCTTATTATTCAGATTCACTTTTAACGGATAAATCCGATAATCATGATGAATAA
- a CDS encoding helix-turn-helix transcriptional regulator gives MQIDLMKFQILMAQKNFNISKLAEESNVSRQTISCIKAGKSCTPIIVCKLAKALDVEMEEILKE, from the coding sequence ATGCAGATCGATTTAATGAAGTTTCAGATTTTAATGGCCCAGAAAAATTTTAATATTTCTAAATTGGCAGAAGAGAGTAATGTTTCCAGACAGACGATTTCATGTATTAAAGCAGGGAAAAGCTGTACACCCATTATAGTGTGTAAACTGGCGAAAGCTCTTGACGTTGAGATGGAAGAAATTTTAAAGGAGTGA
- a CDS encoding AAA family ATPase, producing MLDEKRSGANLKDSQELKLVQLSEIEAEEVEWLWYPFIPFGKITLLQGDPGCGKTFLILKLIALLTRGLSLPECKGEPLPPFNVIYQTAEDGIADTIKPRLEQAGADCEKVFVIDESKNPLSFVDARIEQAIIQQKARLLILDPLQAYLGEMVDMNQSNKVRPQFARLAGIAERTGCSIILIGHLNKKEGTKDLYRALGSIDIAAAVRSVLLVTEAMENRGRKVMLQFKNNLAPMCPGIEFELGEAVHFLGYTDIPTDTFLKGMEKLQEKSQAEKFNKALKRIPEILSEQADLRMPSTEIIQRLVDEGIGKRTADKAKKELNVLSVKEDNIWYWYLDHPAES from the coding sequence ATGTTGGATGAGAAACGATCAGGCGCCAATTTGAAAGATTCACAGGAACTTAAGCTTGTGCAACTATCTGAGATAGAGGCAGAGGAAGTCGAATGGCTTTGGTATCCTTTTATTCCTTTTGGGAAAATCACATTATTACAGGGTGATCCGGGATGTGGCAAAACATTTCTTATTTTAAAGTTAATCGCATTATTGACACGCGGTTTGTCTTTACCGGAATGCAAGGGGGAGCCTCTGCCCCCTTTTAATGTGATTTATCAAACCGCAGAAGATGGGATTGCAGATACAATTAAACCCCGACTGGAACAGGCAGGGGCAGATTGTGAGAAGGTGTTTGTGATTGATGAAAGCAAAAATCCACTTTCATTTGTTGATGCGCGGATTGAACAGGCAATTATTCAACAGAAGGCCCGCCTTTTAATTCTGGACCCCTTACAAGCATATCTCGGTGAGATGGTTGATATGAATCAGTCCAATAAAGTTCGACCGCAGTTTGCAAGACTAGCAGGTATTGCAGAGCGGACAGGCTGTTCAATTATTTTAATCGGCCATCTTAATAAAAAAGAAGGCACTAAAGATTTATATCGTGCACTCGGTTCAATTGACATTGCGGCTGCGGTTCGTAGTGTCCTGCTGGTTACAGAGGCAATGGAAAATAGAGGGCGTAAAGTTATGTTACAGTTTAAAAATAATTTAGCGCCGATGTGTCCCGGAATAGAATTTGAACTTGGAGAAGCAGTACACTTTTTGGGCTATACAGATATTCCAACAGATACTTTTTTGAAAGGAATGGAAAAGCTTCAAGAAAAATCACAAGCAGAAAAATTTAATAAAGCGCTTAAACGGATTCCAGAAATTTTATCCGAGCAGGCAGATTTAAGAATGCCATCTACTGAAATAATTCAAAGACTAGTTGATGAAGGGATCGGGAAACGAACCGCAGATAAAGCCAAGAAAGAATTAAATGTTCTATCTGTCAAAGAGGATAATATCTGGTATTGGTATCTGGATCATCCAGCAGAAAGTTAA